Within Winogradskyella helgolandensis, the genomic segment ATTCCATTTTATGCCAGCTCCAATAAACCATTTTGGATCTAATAAGGATAAATCATCTTCTATGAATTCGTAATGTCCTTTAATAGCAATTTTGGGAATGAAACTGCTTTTTTCCATCTTTTGTTTATAATTTGTTGCTTTTTCAGCTTCTTCTAAGGCTCTTATTTCATTGCGTTTTTCAGTATTAGAATCGTCATTAAATGAAAATACTTGTAAATGTGGATTGAGCAATTTTAAGTTAGCTTTAGGTTCTCCGGTCAGTTGATGAAGCACTTCTATTAATAGAATGTTTTTATGTCTAAAATCGAGTTGTTTTGCTGCAAGTTGTTGTTGAGCGAGTTCAATCTTTTTTCGACTTATTGGTGTTGTTAAACCGTTTTTAATTGCTTTTTTGACATAATAGGCTTGTTCGTTCAAATAGTTTTCTGTGGTAGTTAAAACTTTTTCAGAAGCTTTTACTAGGGCTAATTTATCGTAGGTTTCAATAATTTGTAAAGCGATTTTATCGGCTTCGGCAAGACCCACATAATTTAACGAAGATTCTTTGTGTTTACTTGCTTTAAGTGCATTGCTAGCCTCAAATCCACTAAATAATACCCAATCTAAATCTACTGAGGATTTTAGAATATTCTTATCCTGAAGATTTGCGGCTTCTTGCAATGGGATGTTATCTGGAAAAGGCGAATTAAAAGGCAACCCAATGGCATCTTTGA encodes:
- a CDS encoding TolC family protein; the protein is MNINKVALNCVLLLLITVIPTEISAQELDPILKDLIHKGLQKNHTLKSNKIESEQAKVDQQIAKSVFLPKITFNGSYTRLNDDITFDDDTQTLLIETQKLIIKDAIGLPFNSPFPDNIPLQEAANLQDKNILKSSVDLDWVLFSGFEASNALKASKHKESSLNYVGLAEADKIALQIIETYDKLALVKASEKVLTTTENYLNEQAYYVKKAIKNGLTTPISRKKIELAQQQLAAKQLDFRHKNILLIEVLHQLTGEPKANLKLLNPHLQVFSFNDDSNTEKRNEIRALEEAEKATNYKQKMEKSSFIPKIAIKGHYEFIEDDLSLLDPKWFIGAGIKWNVFDGNTSRLKSKKTHLESKKLREQITDANEMIALSITKAQLTYEAALENTKIVEKEIELASDTYDLINQQYKNNLASINDVLDALNDLEKANFKLQESFYNERRAVADLRHAKGILTY